CAATGTCCTGAAAGGCAAATCCTAAAACTATTGCGGCACCACCAGCAGCAGTTAAAATACCAGCAGCAACGGCGCGAAGCCCTGCTACATCTAGCGCAATCATAATGGCAATTAGAATGAGAATTATCTTTACTGCCTGAGTTAAAAAGCGAGCCATTAACGGATCTTGCGCCTTTTTCATGATTCTCTTTCTAAAGAAATTTGTTATTAATTGCGCTATCAATATGCCAGCAACAATTACAAAAATACCCATAGCAATTCTAGGTAAAAGGCTTAGCATTTTGTCGTAATAACCTTCTGCAGCAGTAAGTATAGTTTCTGTAGCAGATTTTTGAAGTAACGTAGTATAGATTGTCATAGTATTAAAGATACAACAACCCTAATTCTTACCATAATCTCTTAATAAAACTTTTTGAAAATGCATGTATGGTTTTTAGTTACTTTATCTTTGCAAAAAAAATAAAACTAATGGATACGTCTGTTAAAACATTCAAGATTGTTAGTACACTAGAGGCAATCTCATTTTTAATATTATTAGGCATTGCGGTACCTCTTAAACACTTCTGGCAGATGCCTGAAATGGTGAGCGTAGTGGGTATGATTCACGGTATTTTATTTATTGCTTATATTATTATGGCTTATATTATGAAAGAGAAACTAAATTGGTCATGGGGTACACTTGCTATCGTTATGATTTGTTCTGTACTTCCATTTGGTCCCTTTTACGCAGAAAGAAAATATCTTTAGATGGAACGAGAAACGTTAGATTTATATGCTTGTTGGCTACGTGAATACCTAATAGATTTAGGTATGGGCGATACTTGGGCAGAAATACTTAACGTTGCTGTAAATACAATCATTATTGCAGCCGTGGCCACTTTTCTAGATATCGTTTTTAGAAAAGTGATCGTACAACTTTTTAAAGCCTTTAGCGATAAAACTACCTCTACCTTTGATGACTTTTTAGTTAAGAGTAATTTTCCTCGATTTATTGCTCATTTTATTCCGCTTACCTTAGTCTGGTATATAACCCCTTCACTTTTTCAAGATTTTCCTGTGCTTGAGAGTGGTATGTATAAACTTGCTCAATTATATCTTGTATTGCTTTGCATATTGGTATTTAGAAGTTTGTTGCGAACCTCTAACAACTACTTACGAAATAGCAAAGAGAAATACAGCGACAAGCCGTTAGAGAGTTACGTTCAGGTGCTCATGATATTTGCTTGGAGTGCGGGTGTTTTTTTGGTGGTTAATATTCTAACAGATTTCAGCCTAAAGAGCCTTACAACTCTTGGAGCGTTTTCTGCTGTATTGCTTTTAATTTTTAAGGATACCATTTTAGGATTTGTGGCAAGTATTCAAGTTTCAGTAAACGATATCGTTCGTATTGGAGATTGGATCACCTTTAGTAAGTTTGGAGCAGATGGATATGTAACTGAAATCAACCTTGCGACGGTAAGAGTTCAGAATTTTGACAATACGTTTACCACGATACCAACGTATAGCTTGATTGCAGATTCGTTTCAGAATTGGAGAGGTATGCAAGAATCTGAAGGAAGACGAATTAAACGCTCCCTCTATATTAAACAAAACTCAATTAAATTCCTTTCTGCTGAAGATATTGCTAGTCTCAAGAAAATTCAGCTTATTGCACCCTATATTGAACATCGCGAAAAAGAAGTAACTAGATATAATGCTACCACAGAAGCCGACAAATCAATTCTTATAAACGGGAGAAACCAAACTAACCTAGGCGTTTTCAGAAAATATGCAGATGCTTTTTTACATGAAAATCCGGCGATTAACAAAGACCTCTTTTTAATGGTCCGTCATTTAGCACCTACGGAAAAGGGAATCCCTCTAGAAATTTTCTGCTTTTGTTACGACAAACGTTGGGAAAACTATGAACATATTCAGGCAGATATTTTTGACCACCTGATTGCAGCAATTCCGTATTTCGGACTTGAACTATTTGAATCTCCTACAGGTACCGATGTTGCTAAAATTTCTCTGCCAAAAGATTAATGCATTTTTAGAAGCGTGTTTTAGGGTTATCTAACTGCGGAATATGTAAATCTGTTCCAAAACGTTTATTTGCTTCTTCAATAAAATGGGCAGATAATAATGGTGACGCCTTTTCTAGATTTTGATGCACAAAAAAGTAAATATTTTGTAATCCCTGCTCCACCCAAATGGCGAGTCTATCAATCCAATCGTCTAAGCGCGTATAATCACTTTCATGGTTAGCGCCATTATACCTAATAAATGCAGATGAACTAGTCATTCGCATATGAAGCAGGTCTCTTCTTCCCGCGCTGTCTACAATAATGTTAGAGACATTATAGGTTTCTAAAATGTCATACAACTCATTAGCTACAACTTCATCGTTAAACCAATCTGTATGACGAAATTCTATGGCGATACGCATATCTTTTGGTATGGCTTCAAAAAACGTAGGTAGTCTATCAATATCCTTAGGTGAAAAGTTACTGTGTAGCTGTACAAAGGGCATTTCAAGTTTTTCCTTTAAGTTTGAAGCGTTGAGTAAATATTCATTGAAATAATTTTCAAAATCATTTAAACGTTTCCAATGGGTAACACCTTGAAACACCTTTGGAAAAAACCTAAAATCGGCTGGTGTTTTATCGTACCAACCCGCGAAAGTTTCCGCAGGGAAAATTCTATAAAACGTAGCATTTAATTCAATACTATTAAACTGAGTAGCATAGTACTGTAGTTCATCCTTAGTGCCCCGAGGGTAAAAGCCTTTTAAATCGGTTCGGTTCCATTTGGCACATCCTACATAAAGTGTTGGTTTGGAGATTGGTTGAAACCGAGATAACAACTTTTTGGTATCTGGGTGATCTGGAGGCAATGTAAAATCTATCGCTGCAGGGTTATCTACTTTTCCAAATTTCATAGTTGTAACATTTCAGTAAAGGTAAATTCTGAAATGTTAAAATCAGTAAAAAATATTAAACACTTTGTAACAAATTATTATCTGTTGAGTCTTACCTTTACACTAAACCTTAATAACACGAGAAATGAAAACTTTTAAAACACTATTCATCGCTTTATTTGTAGTTGCAATGGCACCTGTTGCTCAGGCACAAACTGCTGATGAAATTATCACTGCTTACTTTGAAAATACCGGTGGAATGGATGCCTGGGGAGAACTTAATGGAGTTCTTATTAAAGGATCTGTAAATGCTCAAGGAATGGACATTCCAGTAGACATTTACCAAATGAAAGATGGAAAGCAGCTGGTAAAAATAAATCTTCAGGGTCAGGACATGGTTCAAATGGCGTTTGATGGTGAAACTATGTGGACTACCAATTTTATGACAATGTCTCCAGAAAAAAGTGATGCAG
This Rasiella rasia DNA region includes the following protein-coding sequences:
- a CDS encoding DUF3817 domain-containing protein, with protein sequence MDTSVKTFKIVSTLEAISFLILLGIAVPLKHFWQMPEMVSVVGMIHGILFIAYIIMAYIMKEKLNWSWGTLAIVMICSVLPFGPFYAERKYL
- a CDS encoding DUF72 domain-containing protein; its protein translation is MKFGKVDNPAAIDFTLPPDHPDTKKLLSRFQPISKPTLYVGCAKWNRTDLKGFYPRGTKDELQYYATQFNSIELNATFYRIFPAETFAGWYDKTPADFRFFPKVFQGVTHWKRLNDFENYFNEYLLNASNLKEKLEMPFVQLHSNFSPKDIDRLPTFFEAIPKDMRIAIEFRHTDWFNDEVVANELYDILETYNVSNIIVDSAGRRDLLHMRMTSSSAFIRYNGANHESDYTRLDDWIDRLAIWVEQGLQNIYFFVHQNLEKASPLLSAHFIEEANKRFGTDLHIPQLDNPKTRF
- a CDS encoding mechanosensitive ion channel family protein, yielding MERETLDLYACWLREYLIDLGMGDTWAEILNVAVNTIIIAAVATFLDIVFRKVIVQLFKAFSDKTTSTFDDFLVKSNFPRFIAHFIPLTLVWYITPSLFQDFPVLESGMYKLAQLYLVLLCILVFRSLLRTSNNYLRNSKEKYSDKPLESYVQVLMIFAWSAGVFLVVNILTDFSLKSLTTLGAFSAVLLLIFKDTILGFVASIQVSVNDIVRIGDWITFSKFGADGYVTEINLATVRVQNFDNTFTTIPTYSLIADSFQNWRGMQESEGRRIKRSLYIKQNSIKFLSAEDIASLKKIQLIAPYIEHREKEVTRYNATTEADKSILINGRNQTNLGVFRKYADAFLHENPAINKDLFLMVRHLAPTEKGIPLEIFCFCYDKRWENYEHIQADIFDHLIAAIPYFGLELFESPTGTDVAKISLPKD